A stretch of DNA from Sandaracinaceae bacterium:
TGGAACAGCACGACGATGGCCGTGAACCCGACGTTGACGGCGAGGAGCGCGGTCACCAGCTCGGGGGTCACGAGCGTGTCGAGGCGCCCGAGCGAGAGGAGCAGCATGGCGAGGACGGTCGCGTCGGTGAGCGTGGTGCGGACGCGGTTCTCCGTGGTGCGGCGCTTGATCGCGAACAACACCAGCGACAGGACGTCGAGTCCGAGCTTCGCGCCCACCAACGCAGGGGGCAGCACCGAGTACGAGGTGTAGGCGACGACCGCGAGCAGCGGGAGGTCGGTCAGACGGTCCACCAGCCGGCCTGCATCCGTGTCCAGCTCGCGGGCGCGCGCCACGATGCCGTCGAGCGCGTCCAGCGCCCCGAACGCAAGGAACAACCCAAGGACGGCGCCGGTCGAGCGTAGGGCCTCGACGCCCCCGAGCAGCCCCGCGGCGATCAGCGGGGTGACGACGAGCACCTTGAGCGCCGAGAGGATGTTGGGGTGGAGCGGGATGGTGCGTCCTAGACGCGCCTCGAGCGTCTCGACGAGGACGGGCTTCGGGAGGAAGCGTTCGATGGGGGCGCTCATGGACGCTCGTAGCCAGGAATACACAATCGGCGGGGACGGCTGTCTTGCCGAGGGATGGCGTGCGCGACTGCGTGCATGGAAGGCAAAACAACAAAGCAGTGGCGTTCTTTCACCTGTTACGCTTTGATGACATGGCGGGCCCGTCGGGCGCCGCGGCGAGGGAGGTTCGGGGTGGTCAGCAGCGCGTTTCAGCTCAGTGTGGCGGATCAGTCGCTCAGTACGGACGAGGGGCGGTTCGCGGCGTACCGGCCAGCGCCCGGGGTGCTGGTGACCGAGATCGTCGGTTTTCTGGCGCACGAGTTCGCGCTCGCGCTGATCGAGCACCTCGAGACCATCCGCGAGAGCCGGCTGCGCGCGCTGCAGTTCCATGATTGGTTCGGCGTCACGGGCTACGACATCCGCTCGCAGCGGGACCTCACGGCGTGGCACGCCCGGCACCGCCTCGACGTGGAGGGGCTCGACATCGGCGTGCGCTCGGCGATGGTGCGCATGGGCGTGACCGTGGCGAACGTCCCGCTGCGTGGGTTGATTCGTCTCCATGACGACGAAGCCAGGTTCAGCGCAGCGGTACGGGAGGGGACGGTGCGCCGGCAGGCGCTCGCGCCCACACGGTAGCGCCCCTTTTGCGGGCGGACCCGCGCGAGGGTCCGGTCCGGTCTCGCCACCCGAGGACGCGTGGTGGGCGCACGCGCCCGACGCAGGGACCCCTTCGTGCGCTCCTCGCCGCGAGACCGTAACGAGCACAGGGGCGGGGACGACTCTCGGCCGCATGATTCCCCTCTCCGTACTCGACCTGGCGCCCGTCACCGAAGGCGCGAGCGTGGGCGACGCGCTGCGCAACTCGCTCGCTCTCGCACGTCACGCGGAGGCGCTTGGGTACCGGCGCTTCTGGTTGGCCGAGCATCACAACATGCCCGGCATCGCGAGCGCCGCGACCGCCGTCGTCATCGCGCACATCGCCGCGGGGACCCAGCGCATCCGTGTTGGGTCGGGCGGCGTGATGCTTCCCAACCACGCGCCCCTCGTGGTGGCCGAACAGTTCGGGACGCTCGAGGCGCTCCACCCGGGTCGCGTCGACCTGGGCTTGGGACGCGCCCCAGGCACGGACCCGCGCACGATGCGGGCCCTGCGCCGCGACCTCGTCGCAGGTCCCCAACACGCCGATACGTTCCCGCGCGACGTCCTCGAGCTGCAGCGCTACTTCCGCGACGGCGCGGGGCCAGCGGTCCGCGCGGTGCCCGGTGAAGGCCTGCGCGTGCCCATCTGGCTCCTGGGATCGAGCCTCTACAGCGCCGAGCTGGCAGGCAAGCTGGGGCTGCCGTTCGCGTTCGCTTCGCACTTCGCGCCCGACCTGTTGATGCAGGCGCTCTCCGTGTATCGCCGCGTCTTCGCGCCGTCCGAACAGCTGGACGCGCCCTACGCGATGGTGGCGACCAACATCATCGCCGCAGACTCGGACGCCGAGGCCGAGCGACTGGCCAGCTCGCTCATGCAGGCGTTCATTCGGCTGCGTCGTGGGCAGCCCGGAAAGCTGCCACCTCCCGTCCACGATGTTGCCGCCGTCCTCAGCGCAGCCGAGCTTGCAGGCATGCGTCGCCTGCTGTCGCGCTCCTTCATCGGGTCGCGTGACACGGTGGCCACGGGGCTCCATGCGCTGATCGCCGAGACGGGCGCCGACGAGGTCATCGTGGGCGGCCAGATCTTCGATCACGACGCGCGGCTACGCTCGTACGAGTTGGTCGCGAGCATCGCGGACTG
This window harbors:
- a CDS encoding LLM class flavin-dependent oxidoreductase gives rise to the protein MIPLSVLDLAPVTEGASVGDALRNSLALARHAEALGYRRFWLAEHHNMPGIASAATAVVIAHIAAGTQRIRVGSGGVMLPNHAPLVVAEQFGTLEALHPGRVDLGLGRAPGTDPRTMRALRRDLVAGPQHADTFPRDVLELQRYFRDGAGPAVRAVPGEGLRVPIWLLGSSLYSAELAGKLGLPFAFASHFAPDLLMQALSVYRRVFAPSEQLDAPYAMVATNIIAADSDAEAERLASSLMQAFIRLRRGQPGKLPPPVHDVAAVLSAAELAGMRRLLSRSFIGSRDTVATGLHALIAETGADEVIVGGQIFDHDARLRSYELVASIAD